One window from the genome of Ailuropoda melanoleuca isolate Jingjing chromosome 5, ASM200744v2, whole genome shotgun sequence encodes:
- the C5H6orf62 gene encoding uncharacterized protein C6orf62 homolog isoform X1 translates to MGDPNSRKKQALNRLRAQLRKKKESLADQFDFKMYIAFVFKEKKKKSALFEVSEVIPVMTNNYEENILKGVRDSSYSLESSIELLQKDVVQLHAPRYQSMRRDVIGCTQEMDFILWPRNDIEKIVCLLFSRWKESDEPFRPVQAKFEFHHGDYEKQFLHVLSRKDKTGIVVNNPNQSVFLFIDRQHLQTPKNKATIFKLCSICLYLPQEQLTHWAVGTIEDHLHPYMPE, encoded by the exons ATGGGGGACCCAAACTCCCGGAAGAAACAAGCTCTGAACAGACTACGTGCTcagcttagaaagaaaaaagaatctctaGCTGACCAGTTTGACTTCAAGATGTATATTGCCTTTGTATTCAAGGAGAag aagaaaaaatcagCACTTTTTGAAGTGTCTGAGGTTATACCAGTTATGACAAATAATTACGAAGAAAATATCCTGAAAGGTGTGCGAGATTCCAGCTATTCCTTGGAAAGTTCCATAGAGCTTTTACAGAAGGATGTGGTACAGCTCCATGCTCCTCGATACCAGTCTATGAGAAGG GATGTAATTGGCTGTACTCAGGAGATGGATTTCATTCTTTGGCCTCGGAATGATATTGAAAAAATTGTCTGTCTCCTGTTTTCTAGGTGGAAGGAATCTGATGAGCCTTTTAGGCCTGTTCAG GCCAAATTTGAGTTTCATCACGGTGACTATGAAAAGCAGTTTCTGCATGTACTGAGCCGCAAGGACAAGACTGGAATTGTTGTCAACAATCCTAACCAGTCCgtgtttcttttcattgacaGACAGCACTTGCAG ACTCCAAAAAACAAAGCTACAATCTTCAAGTTATGCAGCATCTGCCTCTACCTGCCGCAGGAACAGCTTACCCATTGGGCAGTTGGCACCATAGAGGACCACCTCCATCCTTACATGCCAGAGTAG
- the C5H6orf62 gene encoding uncharacterized protein C6orf62 homolog isoform X2, giving the protein MSENLSDPVSPVVRKKKSALFEVSEVIPVMTNNYEENILKGVRDSSYSLESSIELLQKDVVQLHAPRYQSMRRDVIGCTQEMDFILWPRNDIEKIVCLLFSRWKESDEPFRPVQAKFEFHHGDYEKQFLHVLSRKDKTGIVVNNPNQSVFLFIDRQHLQTPKNKATIFKLCSICLYLPQEQLTHWAVGTIEDHLHPYMPE; this is encoded by the exons aagaaaaaatcagCACTTTTTGAAGTGTCTGAGGTTATACCAGTTATGACAAATAATTACGAAGAAAATATCCTGAAAGGTGTGCGAGATTCCAGCTATTCCTTGGAAAGTTCCATAGAGCTTTTACAGAAGGATGTGGTACAGCTCCATGCTCCTCGATACCAGTCTATGAGAAGG GATGTAATTGGCTGTACTCAGGAGATGGATTTCATTCTTTGGCCTCGGAATGATATTGAAAAAATTGTCTGTCTCCTGTTTTCTAGGTGGAAGGAATCTGATGAGCCTTTTAGGCCTGTTCAG GCCAAATTTGAGTTTCATCACGGTGACTATGAAAAGCAGTTTCTGCATGTACTGAGCCGCAAGGACAAGACTGGAATTGTTGTCAACAATCCTAACCAGTCCgtgtttcttttcattgacaGACAGCACTTGCAG ACTCCAAAAAACAAAGCTACAATCTTCAAGTTATGCAGCATCTGCCTCTACCTGCCGCAGGAACAGCTTACCCATTGGGCAGTTGGCACCATAGAGGACCACCTCCATCCTTACATGCCAGAGTAG